The following nucleotide sequence is from Aedes aegypti strain LVP_AGWG chromosome 3, AaegL5.0 Primary Assembly, whole genome shotgun sequence.
ATAACACTCCGCCCGCGCAGTGGGAGTTAGCGCGAATTTCCGAGGTACATCCTGACTCCACTGGCATTGTGCGCACCGTAAGGTTACGACGAGGACAAGCTGAATATCTACGGCCAGTTCAGAAGATCTGTCCCTTACCTACGGATTGAGGCGTATTGCCTCAAGATGGGGGTGGATGTTCGGGCAACATTGCCCATTCGTTTCACATAACAAAAAAGCACCTGGCAACAGGAGAagaaaacaaaccaactttTGTAACAACAAAGTTCGTAATAAATTCGAGAAAGCAAGTCGGAATCAAATTTACATCCGTGTctatttattggcttttttccgGTTTACTCCGCGATATTCTGTGGTGTTTGTCGATTTTTAGTTCAAGGTCCAACAAAGGTTATTGAAGAATGCATGGATATTTTCCTTATAAATAACTATAAACAAAGAagcttttggaagaatctcatgGAATCCAGGAATTATTATTTGCTGGGAAAATCTCAAGAGAAGTTTCCAGAGGATCTTCGTGATGTGTTcctggtcattttttttttagaaatccttGAGAATGTTCTGCATGAATTCATTGAGGACTTTCTTGACTAATGACTTAAAAAACTAGTCAGaaatttgacagaatattccCCGGAAGAGTTTTTGACGATATTTCCAGGATATTGTGTAAAAGGGTTTTAGAAACATTTCTTGTAAAAATAGCTTGAATAACCACTGATATGGaggtattttttgtgaaatatgaTTTCCAAAATTCATAAtgaatctttgagctgtttagtgagGTATCTATAAGTAATTGAAAACTGATATTAGTTTTATACCAATTACCATACCATTGTAATAAacctctttgattttttttaaataattactgTAGGATTCTTAGAAACATCTCCTGAAGTATAAATAAGTGAAAAATTTACCGAAAAAATCTCGAGTGGTTATTACATAAGGAATCAACTATGAACTGCTAaagaatttcctggaaaaaattctggaggaatacctCAAAGCATCTTTTGAGAAAacgctggaggaatttctagacgaaTCTTTTGCTAAAGGTATCTTCTTTTGCTAAAGATATCTTCAGAAAACTTTCTGGAGGGAGCCATCAAAGTGCAAATCCGTTCTatgatgttcttcttcttcttgacattacgtcctcactgggacaaaacctgcttctcagctcagtgttcaatgaaaacttccacagtcattaacttctttcttagccaaagttaccattttcgcattcgtatatcgcacggcgagtacgatgatactttatgcccagggaagtcaaggaaatttccattacgaaaagatcctagaccgaccaggaattggaaccagacaccttcagcatggctttgctttgaagccgtggactctaaccactcggctaaggaacggCAAATGTTGAACCATTTTAATTTCCCATTTCGACAAGAAttatgtaacaaaatttgttgcaGCCGCGTGATCATGTTTCAAATTGTATCGCTACCTACCTTCGCCGATAAAATCAACTGATTCGCCGTCCGGTAGTTCATGTGCTGGACCGTAGACACCAGATCACTTGATTTCGCTTTCGCTATCGAAGACAAAGAGGTGTATCCGGCTCGATAAAGTTGCCGTGCCCGTCCCTGTTGAACAAACGTGTTAGCTCTATACTAAAACTGTTATGGGAACTTCGAACTTACAATTTTCACCGCCGGCAGTTCCATCAGAGGGATCAGCTCGGCCGTACAGCAATGTGCCAGCCGTTGCACCATACGTTTCAGCAGCGAATCGAATGCCCAAAATTCCGGCAGCTGTTCGCAGAACCGCTGTAGACTGGAGGCCGTCGCGGCCGCATTGGTCATCAGGGTCTGCACCGAGCCTGCGTCCACGGTGAACCTGACCGCCACCTCCTGCGGTGGGATGAGATTCCAAAGGTTGTACACGATCAGAGTTCGGAAGAAGCGTCGCAACAAGTTCATGTCTATCTAAAGATGGAAAGATTGAGGATTATGTGGACGCGATGTAAAATGAGGACGATGCGTTGCTCGTACCTTATCTAACCGTCTGCTGAGGATCATCGATATCGTGTAGTCACTGATGAAAAATCTTTTTGCAATCCTAGTCTCTTCCGGCGAAAGCTTGTTGAACTGTCGAAAAGTGATTATGAGATTTATTTAGTCACTGATACACttaaacctctttttacgacgaGTTATAGGGAGGtcgtaaaaaataatgttttttggaaactttaatcTCTAGACGTGGAAGTACAGACACAAGATATTCGGCAAAGATAAAGAATCACGCAGAGAAATATATTGTAAATTCGAACGAAATCTATATagattcaacaaattttattgttgacTCACGGCTTATCGGCAATTTTTGTTGACTCAATGATAACTTCTATTTATTCCTACAAAATAAAttgttgtttctaaaaatgtctcAAAATAGCCAGCtgtcaaaaacaaaaagaaatgcaattgaaacaaaaaaaatatttgttgattCTAAAAACACCCCTTATTGAAGTAACAAAGAATGTGcattgaaacaaaaaacaataatattgTTGTTTCTACAATTCTGTTAATTGATATTACCAAAGCATTACATTGatttaaatatcattttttattaACATTCCTACTAATTCAATGCGCAAGTAGCTTTACAGATTATATTTCAACATTGAATTAGTGTTTCGAATTAATAGGTGTAACATGATATAGTCCGGTATCATCGCCACTGCTAAACCGACCGACAAATTtaggaaattctaaaaaaaataaaatttttaaaataaataacttgTCTTGCAATCTCAtcgtttgtttttaattacctATAGCATTCCTTCTTTTCGCATTCACACCGCCATAACTATCATGAATagtaaaatcatttttgtcagcATTTTGTCATATGATTACTAAAATAATATTGTATTTAAATTAAACTACGACGGAAAATGTATACTCACCAAAGTTATTCCAGCTACCCGAATATCCCATCGACACTTATTTTTCAACTTTAAGCAAAATTTTTTCGCCTCTAACTTTCTGATTATTTCTTAAATACAAAAtggcaacaataaaaaaatgtttattcaacaaaatgatattgttgaaacaacaattgtcatttgttgaaaaaaaaatcgagcatCAATATTTCATTCGACACagaattttgttgtttcaaaaatatgccGAATTAGAAACAAACTAACAGATGGATTGATTCAATTCAAACAAGAATTGTTGGTTCTAATAATCGCGTTCTTAGATTCAACCCTACAATATTATTCTGCGTGATGGATTGGGTTTTTCCAATATGGCAATTGGTTTTCAAACTCTGTACTACCTAGGTATGAAGAACTTACGAATGAAATGAAATCGTCTTCCTTCGGTCGAATTTCACCGCCGTCCTCCATTACGATGACCCACAGCAGGTGCAGTTCATCATTGACATAGAGTCGTTCGCCGACTCGTTTCAATTCATCGTAAGCCCGCGTTGCTCGTTCCATGTGGAATCCAGCCCGAATGGAAGCCTTCCCCAGTAGATTGACCTCCAACCTGGAGTTCTTCTTCACAATCTTCACCAGTTTACCGTCTTGCGAAGAACCTTCCAGCCCTCGGCGAACTTCCAGCTCACGGAAACCGTTGCCTCCTGGTTCAAAATCGTACTGGGTCTGATCGGTCGCATCGAACTGTACCGTCATGTTCGCCGGATTTCGCAAACAACCGTCGCTTTTGGCCTTGATGGCATTTTCTTTGTACAAGGCGGTGATCGCGGCATCCGTGACACTCCGGAGGTTTACTCCCAATCGCTCAGTCTGGATGGCCAGCAGGGTTTTGGCGACAAACTTTAGGACGTCGTTCCGAGTGGAACAGATGCCTAAACCGATTGCACTGAGTATTAGGTTCTTAAGATGTATGAAGTTATCCGCATGAAGTGAGGAGTTCGCTTCGTCCATCGGAGAGCAAAGAAGGTTGCAAACCAAGGCGATGTCTTTTTGGGCACAGATCAGAATGCTTTCGCCGCCTTCATTGCCGAATCCGGCCCGACCAGCTCGACCAACCATTTGTTTGTACCGACTTAGGGTCAGGAACTCGGTGGCAATGTATGGCGATCGTATGATCACCCGTTTGGCCGGTAGATTAACTCCGGCAGCCAGGGTGGAAGTGCAAATGATGAGCGAGAGCACTTTCGCCCGGAAAGCATCCTCAATGAGTTTTCGTTCGTCGAAGGTCAGTCCGGAATGGTGGTAGGCAATGCCTAATCGGAAGGCCGCTGGCAACAAAGTAGCCGTCGATCCGTCATTTTCGAGAAGGTCGATCAATGTTTTCCGCTCTGGGGCACGATAGTCCGCCACTCGATCCGGCAAGTGCTCAATCAGAAACGAACATAGCTGTTCACATCGACGTTTCGTAGGACAAAAGATCAGGCAGGGATCATTCGGGATAGTTTCCATTACTAGGCCAATTATATGGTCCGGATCGATTCGGGTATCCGTGTCGGAATATTTGTAATTAACCGTTCGCTTGTTAACGAATGCTTCCTCCAAAGTCCGAGCGCCGTGCTTGATCTCCAACATATCGCTACCACATTTCACAAACTCTTTCAACTCCACCGGCCGGAAGTCCTGGCTGAAAATGTCCGCCGACATGAACTTGGCTATCTCCGCCAGATTTCCGATCGTGGCACTCATCCCGATGATCTGAATCCCGGCCTGGATGGCTTGCACTTTGGTGATCAGCACTTCCAGGTTGACCCCACGATTGGGTTCACCGATCATGTGCAACTCATCTATGCAAATCAATCCTATTTCGTTCGCCCGATCGGCCTCGATCAGACTATCCAGCAAGACCAGTGCCTTCTCGATAGTGCACACGAAGATGGACTGCTTCCTTCGGCGTTTCCGGGGTGGAATCATTCCCTTGCCACCGCTGTATTCCTCCACGAGGAACTGCGTGGCCACGGCAAAGGGCGACAGGGCGGCTAGCTTTTCCTGGGCCAACGACACGTACGGGACGATGAACATTACGCTGCGATTCCGGAGCAGTACCTCCCGGAACATGATAATTTCGGCGACCAGGGTTTTACCACCGCTCGTCGGAAGGGCGTAGATCAGATTCTTTCGCTCGACGATGGCCGGCAGCGAGAGGCACTCTTTCTGCCAATCTGCAAAGACAGATAAGAAATTTATTAGAACAAAATTTAGGGAAGATTTAAAAGGATTCGAGGTTtataaatggctgggcatgacGTACCATTgctacctcgcgtacctgcaggaatagaatagacccctttgtgtagTCCTTAGTCTCTTGCTTGGGAGTCGACGTGGCGTAGTTGGCTGCACGTTCGCTTCATATGCGGATgatcatgggtttgattcccagccccCCCAACACAACTTTTCGTCAAGCTGCATGAAAACGACTTGGCACCTTGCCCCTCTTCTAGAGCATCTGCTCTTAATGATCCTGATCACCGGCAACCAGACCAATGGCAATGAAAATGGACAACTTCTCATCGTTCCCTCCTGATGGACTGACAGGCAACAAACGCAAACAACATCTATGCGTGATCTTCACTCTACCTGCGTGCAGAGGTAAAGAAGCATCAACGTCGCGGTCAGATCCAAAAATAAACCATCATAGTAGTAGTAGTGTGTATTCAGGTACTGTTCAAGTGTTCAGATATCAAACTGTACTCAGCTGGCGTGATGCCTAATGGCGAATTCAgcttaataaaataaataaaaaggaaaaaaaaaatattaaaaaaaaaaattgtcttttgcccagcaactcctatccctacctcctcgtggtactgactttggggaagatcgggtaaccaacccccgcttttgcaaacctggagcgtctgtactccatgttaggagcggctcacaacagcgtctgttccccatgtcaggggcggctgatcattgtCCGAGTGACAGAGAAGgattctaagctaaactgcgcactatggtcctccgaacatttcaGGGGagtggtcctccggaaatctagggggttggtgtcaggccctgcaagccaaccgtaaaaacacatcagcacaggaacgtcaacgagataATACGGActggaacaatcggcaaagaccacagcgacggaagtggactagcgattggaaactcggtacgtggaactgcaaatctctcaatttcatcagaagcacacgcatactctccgatgtactgaagatccgcggtttcggcatcgtagcgctgcaggaggtgtgctggacaggttcgatggtgcgaacgtttagaggtaatccatctaccagagctgcggcaacacacgtgagctgggaacagcttttatagtgatggatgatatgtaaaggcgcgtgatcgggtggtggccgatcaacgaaagaatgtgcaagttaagaatcaaaggccgattctttaacttcagcataatcaacgtgcatagcccgcACTCcgaaagcactgatgatgacaaggacgcattttacgcgctgctcgaacgcgagtacgaccgctgcccaagccacgacgtcaagatcatcataggagatttgaacgctcaggttggccaggaggaggagttcagaccgacgacgattggaaagttcagcgctcatcggctgacgaacgagaacggcctacgactgatagtttttgccgcctccaagaacatagccatccgtagcacctattttcagcacagcctcccgtatcggtacacctggagattacttcagcagacagaatcgcaaatcgaccatgttttgatcgatggacggcacttccacttctccgacataaccgacgtcagaacctatcgtggcgctaacattgactccgaccactacctggtgatggtgaaactgcgcccaaaactattcgtcatcaatgatgtacggtaccgacgccggccccggtacaatctcgagcggctgaaacaaccggatgtcccCAAGCGCACCATCTtcaggcagcgttgccggatgagggcgagcttgataagacccctcttgaggactgctggaggacagtgaaagcagccattaacgacacTGCCGAAAGCATTGGCTTCCATATAttggagctcaagaaacgattggttcgacgaggagtgccaggaggttttagaggaaaagaatgcagcgcgggctgcaatgctgcagcatggtacgcggcaaagcgtggaacgatacagactgaaacgGAAACAGCAAATCCGCCTATtgcgggacaaaaagcgccgcctggaaaagGTGGGATGTCAAGAGATGGATTTGTATACCGTTCTCGAAAAAcgtggaagttctatcagaagctcaaaacatttcgcaaaggcttcgtgccgggataaggatgggagcatcttgacggacggacacgAGGTGATCGAGAGGTGGaaacagcactacgatgaacacctgaatggcgcagagaacacaggcacagaaggtcaggataGCGAAaacgatggctacgtcagcacagcggacagcggaaatcaaccagctcccacgatggaggaagttaaggatgtcattcaacagctcaagaacaacaaagccgttGGCAAAAATTATAgtcgaactcatcaagatgggcccggacaggttggccgcttgtctgcatcggctgatagtcagaatctgggaaacagaacagctacaggagtggaagcaaggcgttatatgccgtatctacaaaaaggacaacgaactggagtgtgaaaattatcgtgcaatcaccatcctaaacgccgcctacaaagtgctatcccagattctcttcggtcgtctatcacctatagcaaacgagttcgtgggaagttatcaagcaggtttcattaacggtcgctcgacaacggaccagatcttttccgtgcggcaaatcctccagaaatgccgtgagtaccaggtccctacgcaccatctgttcatcgatttcaaggcggcatacgatagtatcgaccgcgtagagctatggaaaatcatggacgaaaacagctttcccgggaagctcacaagattgatcagagcaacgatggacggtttacaaaactgcgtgaagattccgggcaaacactccagttcgttcgagcctcggcggggactacgacagggcgatggactttcgtgcctgttgttcaatattgcgcttgaaggtgtcatgccgAGAGCCGAatttaacagtcgaggcacgattttcacgagatccggacaatttgtttgcttcgcggacgacatggatattattgggagaaaatttgaaacggtggcagatttgttcacccgccttaaacgcgaaggCGGGAtattggggttttcgaacgccgagtgctaaagacgaacttcggcggcgtgcaggaaaacggcgtgtggcggtgaaggatgaaccacgagctcgctcaactctacggcgaacctagtatcgtgaaggtagctaaagctagaaggatacgctgggcatgttgcaagaatgccggacaacaaacCCTGTAAAGATTgcgttcgctacgaatccggtcggaacaagaaggcgtggggctcagcgagctaggtggattgaccgggtgcaccaggacctggagtgcgtgggtcgcagtcgaggatggagagaagcggccatgaaccgagtaaattggcaaaacgt
It contains:
- the LOC5575094 gene encoding helicase POLQ-like isoform X2, with amino-acid sequence MPNHYPFARQPPRPRMSGLFKVPRAPPGGGPPTLSAGGSRIGSSSSTSSTRPRLNSSQSVFSKRRQVFGGVTQSISAFREPTRNGIVGESTRQLMDMDETLLNAVNLDVIEKQADTPPVPGEEERPEGANGAAKDKHRFSSPGMTPRRKKIRRNPGLIVLDMTKPEVDSVIAPAPKSKPPSDDTMRAETSHRMNQTRTIPVIPSQTAVAVADRRPTIPPPTTMIPRDPTVDLFEWDSQAFGTQVERIVSRNVASRSSPPRDLVDDYDDFPCYQQTNANQPEVSELNDNDDNLNCSQLFMEEIAREPHRPLTQMRYSQQRDPHSERPNANATTYSQYIRNEYTMLEENRANVIEDEVDIALAQQFDSSQYRTEQESKLRICEREMLDMSNINWDESVAIAGERPSTSTSTAKARLDGIFGKTDRANGRVVESPKLVAKKSGPLVSSHFQDLGPFYGLPNKIRDLLREFRGITEMYDWQKECLSLPAIVERKNLIYALPTSGGKTLVAEIIMFREVLLRNRSVMFIVPYVSLAQEKLAALSPFAVATQFLVEEYSGGKGMIPPRKRRRKQSIFVCTIEKALVLLDSLIEADRANEIGLICIDELHMIGEPNRGVNLEVLITKVQAIQAGIQIIGMSATIGNLAEIAKFMSADIFSQDFRPVELKEFVKCGSDMLEIKHGARTLEEAFVNKRTVNYKYSDTDTRIDPDHIIGLVMETIPNDPCLIFCPTKRRCEQLCSFLIEHLPDRVADYRAPERKTLIDLLENDGSTATLLPAAFRLGIAYHHSGLTFDERKLIEDAFRAKVLSLIICTSTLAAGVNLPAKRVIIRSPYIATEFLTLSRYKQMVGRAGRAGFGNEGGESILICAQKDIALVCNLLCSPMDEANSSLHADNFIHLKNLILSAIGLGICSTRNDVLKFVAKTLLAIQTERLGVNLRSVTDAAITALYKENAIKAKSDGCLRNPANMTVQFDATDQTQYDFEPGGNGFRELEVRRGLEGSSQDGKLVKIVKKNSRLEVNLLGKASIRAGFHMERATRAYDELKRVGERLYVNDELHLLWVIVMEDGGEIRPKEDDFISFFNKLSPEETRIAKRFFISDYTISMILSRRLDKT
- the LOC5575094 gene encoding helicase POLQ-like isoform X1, with the translated sequence MPNHYPFARQPPRPRMSGLFKVPRAPPGGGPPTLSAGGSRIGSSSSTSSTRPRLNSSQSVFSKRRQVFGGVTQSISAFREPTRNGIVGESTRQLMDMDETLLNAVNLDVIEKQADTPPVPGEEERPEGANGAAKDKHRFSSPGMTPRRKKIRRNPGLIVLDMTKPEVDSVIAPAPKSKPPSDDTMRAETSHRMNQTRTIPVIPSQTAVAVADRRPTIPPPTTMIPRDPTVDLFEWDSQAFGTQVERIVSRNVASRSSPPRDLVDDYDDFPCYQQTNANQPEVSELNDNDDNLNCSQLFMEEIAREPHRPLTQMRYSQQRDPHSERPNANATTYSQYIRNEYTMLEENRANVIEDEVDIALAQQFDSSQYRTEQESKLRICEREMLDMSNINWDESVAIAGERPSTSTSTAKARLDGIFGKTDRANGRVVESPKLVAKKSGPLVSSHFQDLGPFYGLPNKIRDLLREFRGITEMYDWQKECLSLPAIVERKNLIYALPTSGGKTLVAEIIMFREVLLRNRSVMFIVPYVSLAQEKLAALSPFAVATQFLVEEYSGGKGMIPPRKRRRKQSIFVCTIEKALVLLDSLIEADRANEIGLICIDELHMIGEPNRGVNLEVLITKVQAIQAGIQIIGMSATIGNLAEIAKFMSADIFSQDFRPVELKEFVKCGSDMLEIKHGARTLEEAFVNKRTVNYKYSDTDTRIDPDHIIGLVMETIPNDPCLIFCPTKRRCEQLCSFLIEHLPDRVADYRAPERKTLIDLLENDGSTATLLPAAFRLGIAYHHSGLTFDERKLIEDAFRAKVLSLIICTSTLAAGVNLPAKRVIIRSPYIATEFLTLSRYKQMVGRAGRAGFGNEGGESILICAQKDIALVCNLLCSPMDEANSSLHADNFIHLKNLILSAIGLGICSTRNDVLKFVAKTLLAIQTERLGVNLRSVTDAAITALYKENAIKAKSDGCLRNPANMTVQFDATDQTQYDFEPGGNGFRELEVRRGLEGSSQDGKLVKIVKKNSRLEVNLLGKASIRAGFHMERATRAYDELKRVGERLYVNDELHLLWVIVMEDGGEIRPKEDDFISFFNKLSPEETRIAKRFFISDYTISMILSRRLDKIDMNLLRRFFRTLIVYNLWNLIPPQEVAVRFTVDAGSVQTLMTNAAATASSLQRFCEQLPEFWAFDSLLKRMVQRLAHCCTAELIPLMELPAVKIGRARQLYRAGYTSLSSIAKAKSSDLVSTVQHMNYRTANQLILSAKAKLMEEFEELRDRMDDYFHLTSIS